CAATTCACGCTCCCGTAAGGGAGCGACGAGCGGCAAAATAGCGCGACTGAGTATAGGGGTAGTTTCAATTCACGCTCCCGTAAGGGAGCGACCGGATCTTGCAAACGCTCTCGAGCTTAAAAAAGCGTTTCAATTCACGCTCCCGTAAGGGAGCGACGTCGGATTAGGTTTTATCATCTCAATCCTCACGTGTTTCAATTCACGCTCCCGTAAGGGAGCGACTGTAAAGCGTGTGGCACGGAGAGTAAAACGCATGTTTCAATTCACGCTCCCGTAAGGGAGCGACGTTGCCTGTATAGGGGTAGATGTCTGACCAGCGGTTTCAATTCACGCTCCCGTAAGGGAGCGACCCGCGAAATTGGTGTCTGAAGGTAAAGATCGTGTTTCAATTCACGCTCCCGTAAGGGAGCGACGTACTATCACTATTTTTTACCTCTTTAATAGTAGTTTCAATTCACGCTCCCGTAAGGGAGCGACTCCGATATTGGCACCACCAGAAGACGAAGAGCCGGTTTCAATTCACGCTCCCGTAAGGGAGCGACATACATCAGCAGTCGGAGCATCTCCTCGTTGTAAGTTTCAATTCACGCTCCCGTAAGGGAGCGACAGGATCCAAACGCTCAACGGAGCGCTCAAAATCAGTTTCAATTCACGCTCCCGTAAGGGAGCGACCCGGTAAATTTTATCAGCTCGGCGTTTCTGTTATGTTTCAATTCACGCTCCCGTAAGGGAGCGACGGTATAGCAGTTATTTTTTTGTAATATCGATATTTACACTATAATTTCCGCGAACATAGTTCGGACACTATAATGCCAATATCTAATTCACTATAATATAACAAGTTATAAAATTCAAGCGGAATGAATAACCAATGTGTGCTTCCCGTTCGCGGCCGGAAAGCCGAAAAGCCGGAAATCCGATTATAAAATCAAAACCCCTTGCGGATTGATCGGCTTTTTTTGTCCTACGTGTTCGACCTTACGCTCCCAATTTGCACCGAGCGCGTAAAAGCGGATGCTGTCGTAATTCGGATTTATTTCATTGAGCAATTTACTTTTCAGCGCAACCCATTGCGCAGGGTCGACCAAGCATTCAAAGACGGAATATTGAACGCGCTGTCCGTAATTTTCAAGAATCTTTGCCACATGCCGAAGCCTCTTTTCCCCTTTTTCATCTTTTGCCACATCATAACTTACCAGCATCATCATCGCGCGCCCCCTCTTTTATTTCCAAAGATATACCGGGTAGCCATCAATATCGCCGCGTATGTGCCGGGCCAAAAGCCGCGCTTGGGTATGGAACAAAATTGCGAGATGCATTCTCTTCTCTACATATGGATGCTGTATAACGGTTTCTTTCTTTTTTTGATACGCGGTAATTACTGTTTTGCGAGCCGCTTCATCCATGCTGACGGCGCCGCTTGCGGTTTTTTCAAATTGTTCGGGGGTAACTTCATTTCGGTTGATGAGCGAAAGAACCAATCGGTCGGCAAAAAAAGAACGGAACTCTTCAGCAAGATCAAGGGCAAGACTTAAACGGCCGGGCCTGTCGCGGTGCATAAAGCCGACGGCAGGATCGAGACCGACGCATTCCAGAGCGCTTATCATATCGTGATACAAAAGCGTGTACACATACGAAAGCATTGCATTTACCGCGTCGAGCGGAGGACGCCGGTTACGTCCTTCAAATTTGAATCCGTCTTTTTGAGAAATAATTAATTCATCGAAGACTGAAAAATATGCTTTCGACGCATCGCCTTCAATTCCCCGCAAGACATCCAAGTCGCATTCTTTTTCCGCCTTATCGATATTCGAACCCAAAAGCGCAACGGCATCTTGCATTCTCTTGACATCGATTTTTTCACCGTGATCGCGCAGCGAGCGCTGCAGCACGGTTTTTTGATTGGCCAATTTTCCGATAATAAAATATTTTGCAAGCGCAGCGGACTTTTCTTTATCGTCGGAAATTCTGTACTGTTCCTTTCGAAGCAACACATTTCCCGCAACAGGCCCCTGCACGCGTGCAAGGAATTTTCCCGTTTCCGTTAAAAAACTTATCGTAATATTATACTTCGGCGCAGCGCCCAACAAAAACGGACTGACGAAAATATTCCCGAAACAAATAATACTGTCGAGCGTTATAAAAGGAATCAGCGCAAGCACCTTGCGGTCGGCAACGACTTCCACCGCTTCCCCCTTTTTATGCAGATATGTTTTTTGCGTGGTAATATAAAGCGTGTTAAGAAAGCGCTGCATACATCCTCCGTATATTATTCGTCGAGCGCGGAAACAGCCTGTCGCAATCTACCCCTGATATAATCGACTGCCGATTTGTTTTTGCCGGCGGATTCGGGAAAACACTCGTCGATAAACGAACAGCTTTCGCATTTTTTTGAATAGACGGCCGCAGGCGTTTTTCCGTCCGCAACGAAACGATGGAAGCGCTCGGCAAGCTCGATCGTTTCTTTTCTCAGCTCATCGGTAATGGGTATGAGAATGCGCCGGCGAATTTTAAAATAAAACAGCGCTCCTTCATCTATTGTGCGGTCGAGCATTTCTTCAAGGCAAATAACTTGAGCGCACAGCTGTACCTCATCGCTTGTGTTTTCTTTCGGTTTTCCGTGCTTGTATTCTACCGGAATGATTTTTCCGTCGGAATAAAATTCCACGGCATCGGTACAGCCGGTAACGCCGAGAAGAGCCGAGGCAATTTTCAGATTGCGCTCGGTTTTTACGGTTTTACGCGACTCCGCCGTATTGCCGTGAACTTTTTCGTGCTGAACCCGGCCTGCCGCCGTAAAAAAGTTTTCGCTCCATTGCTGTTCAATGTGTATAAGCGCGCACTGCCGCGGACAAAAGCGCAAATGCTGAAGCCCACTGAGCAGCAGGTAGTCGGATTCGAGGTACATTAGAGTGCGATTTTGGTAACAACTTCGCTTAAAGGCTTACCGTCGAGCGTAATCGTGTAATCGCTGAAATCGCGTGCGGGAGTATTTCCCGTGTGTTCCGCTTTTATCCGATTAAACAACTCATCGGCAGGTTTTGAACCGAGTGCAGAAGCGTGTTCAAAAATAATAAGCCGTCTTGTTGTCATAAGCCCGCGCGCAGCAGAACGATCATATTCAAACATTTTTTCAAGCGCCTGCCACAAAAGTTCCAGATCTTCTTGTGAAAATCCTGTAGCTGAAGCAAACTGAGGCGAGATAAAACCGTAGGCTCGGTATAATCCGTAGGGAACGGTATACTTACGCCCCATAGTTCTATTATCACCGCCTTGCTTTTCTGCTTCATCCGCTGTTGTTACGGCCATTCTCGTTATAGTATATTCGAATGATACAATAGGTTCTACGGATCGCGCAAACGTAAACTGTACCGGACCCCGAACCTGCCCGGCGTTTGCTCCGGTAGTTAAAACGGCACCGAAGGTTCGAATATCGAAAAACTTTTTACACATACCTACCCGCCCTTTTTCTATATCACCACCGTTTGCCTTTTTATCCTTGTTCTTGGTTACATCGATTCCCAGTTCTTCATGCATCTTATTGATTGCATCGTTGAGAACGGCTTTTTCTTTTACAAAAATATCATAGCCTGCCTCGCAGCCTTTTACCGTTTGAACATAATTTCTTACTTTACGTTTTAAACACACGTCCGTAACAATGCCGTTTCCCGTTTCCGCATCGATACGAGGAAGATTTCCCGCATCGGGATCACCGTTAGGGTTCCCGTCTTTTACATCAAAATACAATACAAAATCATAGCGTTTTTCAAGCTTACTCATGAGTTTCTCCTTCTGATTTATTATTTTTTTCAAAAAAACTTTGTTTTTCGTGATAATATCCTATTGCAAACCGAGCTTGTTCTTCCAAAGTAAGATGTGCCGGAAAAGCATCCAGAGCATTTATAATCTCGCCGAGTTCTTTTTCTCTGACGGTTTTCAAACCTTGCTTTTCCTTCCCGTAATTACTTAAATGATGTTGATTCAATTTAAGCAATTGTGGAAAAACCGTTACCGGATTCGTCGATGCCGCACCGTAGTAACGATCGGTGATTGTTGCATTCAACCCCTGATGCGTATCCTGCTGAACCTTTTCAAGGACTGCGAAAAGCCGTCCGACAAGATAGCCTTTGTTTTTACAATTTCTGTCCAAAGCCACAGTAACCTCCTCATTTATACCATGAAATCTATTATATCGATTGATATACGCTTTTAGTATTGCAGCCCGTTCACGGGTTACCTTTGACCGCTTCGGATCTTTATGTTCCGCTCTGATTCGCCGGATACACTGCTGCAGTAAAGAAACGGGATACGGTGTACCTTTTAAAATCGATTGCAAGACTGAACCGATAAGATTCGGCGCAACGTTATCCATTTTATGTTCCAGCGCAGTTGCAGAAAGTATTTGATATAAATTCAAATATTCGGAAGTACCAGACGCATGAACAATATCAAAATCGACAAAGTGCTGCTGAATACGCTCCGCAAAGTCTTTTACTTTGCCCGTTTCCCAAAAACGAACGGAAATACGAGCCGCATTCGGAGAAAGGCAAAGAACATAAAAATTCGAATCGATACGTTCGAGTTTTCCGGTATAAATCGCCGCAAATAAATTCTTAACTTCCTTTACGGATTTATCAGGATCGTCCGAATCAAAATCTTTTGAAAAGAAAACGGAAAATACTCCTTCAAAATCGTATTCTTTGTTTTCTTTTTCCGCCCAAAACACAATCGTATCTTCACCGAGTCTAAAATGATTGTGTTTTGTTTTTATAAGATATTTGAGCGCTTTCGTATATGCATTCATCGCCGACACCGAAACGGGCGCATTATAGGATTGCTCTTTCCCGAATGAATCGTATCCACTGTTTTTTTGAAAACCTACAAATTTTGCAATGCTTTTTGCGCCTGAAATAGGGGTTGCCGTATGAAGCCGCGCGATAAGAGATTTTTCTCCGGTGATCAAACAAGTTCCGACAACCTTTTCTGCTCCGGGATCTTCAACATCATCATTTTGTATCGTCAGACTTTTTTGATATGCCGTAACTGCGGGAGTCTGCGCTACCAAGTCCGTTTCCGCATTCAAAATAAAAGAAAGATTCCCGTTAGATTTTTTGCATTCTTCCCAATATTCCGACGAGCGAACTTTATCAAAACCGTTCACTTTATTTGAAGTGTAGAATTTCAGTACGGCAGCGACGCCCCTGTCTTCCTTTACATCTTCCGGCAGCGATTCTATTTTTTTTATAAACGCATTATTTTGATTTTCCGCATATGCATTGGCTTCTTTTTGTTTTTTTTCATCATCTTTTATTTCTTTCGGTTCCCGCAACACAAAGCCGATATTATCCCACAAAAGAAATGGCGACTGCCACGACTTCGATCCCGAACGACCAACTTTTTGAGGAAGCAAATAGGCCTTTCCTTTTTTATCTTCTATAGTTGAAACCAAATCTACAAAAGAACCGTCTTCACGAATTTTAATCAAATATTTTATTTCAACCTGCTCAAAGCCGTCTTCAGGAAGTGCATCTCCTTTGCGCTTCGCATATTCATACAATGCCTGCAAAATCATTTACGCACCTCCTCGCTGTTCCATTCTGGGACGACGACGGTTCCGTGCTCAAGCTTTGCACGAAAAAAAGCGGGCTTGATATTTTCGCAATCGGAATAATCCATATCGTACAGCATAAACCCTAAATCTCTCGTTTCATCTATAGGGGTTGCCGTATCGTGCTCAAAGTCGATCAATTTGAAAAAGCAGGAAAATTCCCTGCAGCCCAAATACGGCTGAAAAAAACATTGCCCTTTTTTTACGCGGCGCTCAAACATTGCGTTGTATTTTGCAGGGTTTTCGTGTGTGTGCTCCTCCGCCAGTCCATGAGAAAGAAGCTGCTCTTTTTCATCAGCGTCTACAAGATATTCGGGGAGAGGGTTATCAATCTCTTTTCTCTTTTTAGGCGGAATAAAAACCAAGTCCGCATATATACGATACTTTACATCTTTCAAAAAAAGACCCGCACGCTGCTGCCGATATTTTAATTTTCCTTGACTATCCAATTCATCTATGTAGATACCGTCGCTTTTATCGCTTGCAACGGCACCGACTTCGTTTCTCCGCAGATTTATCCATTTTATTTTATTCAACACTTCGATTTTTTTTATTTTCCAGTAAAAAGCCGGCTTCCAAAAAATTGCTTCGAACACGGCTCGTGCAGCGGAAGGAGTTATAACGTCGTAGCTTACACGCTCGACCTTCATCTCCGGTCGGGTAAAACACGCGTAATCACCCCACACTTCAAGACAAAATGTTTTGTCAAAATATTCCTGCATCTCTTCCTCCCTTTTGCTAGAATATATAGGTACCGAACGACTCGAGCGAATCGGCAACAAGTCCGAGTCCCGGTTGATATAAATTCCGGTCGGTTTGATTTTGGACATAAACGGCTATATCGTCGAAAGGTTGAATTAAACGGCCTTTTCCCAGCAGCTGCGTTATTTCTTTTAAAGGTAAATTTACCGAATACCTGCCTAAGGCCCGCAGCAATTTTCTGTCGGGTCCGTCGGCAATCAACTTGTCTATGAGCGCGGCATTGCTTTTCCCCGTCTTCGGCGATGTATACCGTATTATAACCGAACCTTGATAACTACTGTCTATCAGATGGTAAGCATCCGACAAAGTTCTGAACTGAAAGTTTTCGTGTTTCGATTCTTTTTTCATGGCGGACTCAAAATCCGGTTTATCAAAATCATTTACGGAACCAAAATACAGTTTAAAATATTCTTTATAGAGTTCCGGCGTAAGTTCAACCTTATAATCATACTTTTCAAGAATGGACTTTGTTGCATCAGCCCCCTTCCTAAGTAATCCCGGAGGAATACGCGACGGCGGAGAAAATACAGAGACAGCCCCTAAATCTTTTATACTGCCTTCACGGTTGCACCTTCCGGCAGCTTGAGCGATAGAATCCATCCCCGACAAAGCTTTAAATACTACGGGAAAATCCATATCAACGCCGCATTCCACAAGCTGAGTGCTGACCACGCGAACGGTTTCACCGTTTCGCAATTTATTTTTTATATCCGAAATAATTTCGGAGCGTTCTTCCGCGCACATAAGCGCCGAGAGATGGATTGTTCCTTCGGGCATAAGGGTATGCAGTGCCCGGCAATCTTTTCTGGTTGACACAATGCAAAGCACCTGTTCAAAAGAACACAACTTGTCGGCAACGCCTTGCCAGTCGGGTATTTTTTCGCGTACGTAATCGGTATTGATCTTTACCCGTTTTAATTCTTTTGCCAATTCTTCAGAGTTATCGATAATCGGAGTTATTAAATCACGGGGAATTCCGTCAAAGCGTACTGTATCGGAACCTATTGTCCCTTCAAAAGCCGGTTGTGTTGCGGTACAAAGTACAACCGTTACGCCGAAATATTCTACCAATCCTCGCAGAACGGATAAAATCGATTTTAAATAATCCGGGGGAAGCATTTGAACTTCGTCCAGTATAATTATCGAATTGACTATGTTATGCAATTTACGGCAATGCGCACTATGCGCGTTGAACAGCGACTCAAACAACTGCACATTCGTCGTTACAATAACCGGAGCATCCCAATTTTCAGTTGCAAGTTTTTGCCGCTGCAAAATGTCAGCTTCATTCTTTTTATCAAAATCGAAATTCGAATGGTGTTCGAGCACATTTTCTTCGCCGAAAAGATATTTATCTTGCTTTTTATATTCTTCAATAAGCATATCAACATCGGTACCGTACTTATACACCTTTGCCGTTTGTTCAATGATACTGGTATACGGAATCGCAACGATAATTCTCCGCCTATTGTGTGCAAGCGCGTGTTCCAATGCGAAGGCCATAGAAGAAAGCGTTTTTCCGCCTCCGGTAGGAACATTCAGCGAAAAGAAGCCGGGTTTGCATCGAGCTTTTTTTCTGCATGATGCTAAAACTCCTACGCGAATTTCATTCAGCCTTGATGCCTGTGTGTGTGCGGTTTTTTCGTTCATATAAACGTCGAATCTTTTTTTTAACTCAGTTAAGTCGACAAACTTACCGCGAAGTTTAAATTGCTCCGGATTCATAAATCGTTCGGTATCGAGAAAATCCGCATCGACAAGACATGAATAGAGCATACGCACCCACAAATGCAGATGTTCGAATAAATCCGGAGACGGTTTATTAAGACCGAAGGGCATCGATGAAGGGAGCTTAAAATCACAAATATCTTTAATTTCGGGTATTTTTATAATCTCTTCATAATCATTACGATCGAAAATCGATTTAAGGTTTTTACCCGAACCCGCGTACCAATCGGGCAAACCTGCATGATGGCCGGCAATCAAATATGAAATCGTTTTTTCAAGCGGTTTTCTCGTTTGCATGTTACAATATGCATACTGCGCGCCCGCTTCGCTGTGGTTTACCGTTCGCTGCCCCTCACCTCGTATATACTTTTGCCATAAAGGATGCGCTTTTCCTAAATCGTGCCACATAGCCGCAGCCGCAGCCCAATCGGCATTATTAAATTCCGCTGCAAAACCTGAGGCCAATTCGGCAACAGCCTTTGCATGTTCCGATAATGTTTGGACTTTTCCGTTTTCGGTAATATGCGCAATGATTTCAGTACACCCCATGAAAACCTTCTTTTTTTATTTTCATTATATAGTTTTTGATAGCCGCCGTCAGACTCACGGTATCGCGCCCACAAATTCATAGATAACACCAGTATAATACGTTCTCGTATAAACGCAAGAAAAACATATTTATCATGCAACCGTCTCCCTTATTTAAAAGTATCCGCAGTACGAATACCGCCAGATTTTACCGTTCCTTCGTTTTTTCCATCCCCTCTCACACTTCCACCCGCACGACGATACCGCCGCGACCATTTTGCATATCGCCGATACGCGCAAGGCTCGCGTTAAAACGGAACGTATTCGGTTTGGCGGCGCGAAGGATCGCAGCTCCGGTCGCACGGATGTACCCGGCACGCTGTAACCCCGCATTGCCCAAGACTTTCGCGCAAACATCTTCCGCCGAAACGGAAATCGCATTGGCATCGTGCGGATTATAGGGTTCGGCTTGAACGCTCACACGGAGCGAAGCATAGAGCTTTTTCTTTGCGTCGCGTACTTTTTGCGTGCCGACTAAAATATCGTCGCCGATTTTTTCGGAAAGCGTATCGTCGAGGAAATCCGATCCGTCGTTCCAACCGTAAAAGTTCGTCCCGACAATGCCGATCGTAAACGCCGCATTGCGATTTTTAAAATAACGTATAAACATCTGTTCGGGCGTTTCATTTGCGGTATCGGGTTTTAAAACATCTTTTGCCGCGCAATACAGCAAAAACCCCGTATCCGTTTTGCCCGCACCGAGCAGCGCATTCGTTTTGTACAGCGCGGTAAAGGCGGCCGTATCGCTGTGCGTGCGCCCGTATAGCCACGCAAAAAGCGCTTCCGCCGCAACCGGTTTTACGATAAAGAGCGTAAGCTGCGGAAACTTCATAAACAAAGCCGTCCGGCGTGCAAGCAGTTCCGCGGCAAGCAAAGAATCGCCGCTTTCGACCGCAAGCAAAAGCGCGCCGACGTGGATCAAAAACGCAAACGTATCGGCATCCGCGATTTCAAAATCGTTTGCAAGATACACGCGGATATCCCTGCAAAGCGCTTCGTCCGCATACGTATACCATGCGCTCGAAAAATACGGACTTCCGTCGAGCGTCTGTCTCGCATCAAGCAGTCCGTCCGTTATGTCTTCGAGCTTTCCGCAAAAATCAAGCTGTCCCGTCCCCGTCCGATTAAAACCCCAATAAAGGGAATCCGTCTTTCCTTCCGCCCGAACGATGACATCCGCCTCGTTTCGATTTTTCAGTCCCGTCATACAAACCTCCGATAGTCGATTACAATCCCTCCGGATACGCGATTCCGCCTGCCGTCAGCGATGATACGCAGCCTTTTCAAAAAGAAGTACATGCTCGCCAAACCCATGAACAAAAGAGGGCAAAGCCGCCGAAACCAATCAAAAGGCCGATGAGTTCGCCCCATGCCGATAACTCGAATTCCCTTCTGCTCCGTTCTTCCTCTTCCCGCATTCTAAGAACTTGCTTATACGCTCTTTTTGCTTCGTGAATGATATGAGTGTTTTCCGCATAGGTAAGACAATAACCTTGAATACTCTCCCAAGCATAGTCCATATCTCCGCCTGACTCATCCAGGCATTCAAGCGCCGTGAGAGCCGCTCCGTCCTGAAGCATCTTTCGATTTTTCATCTGTTGTTGCGTCATACAAACCTCCGATATAAAGTGCCGAATCGCTGCGGCACGATCATTGCCGTAACAGTGCTGTAAGAGCTTTACGAAGAAAGTATACAACAGGGGGTGTGTCAACAAGTGATACAGGTGAACCGTTTTATTATTTTTTTTATCCGATTTTCGCTTCGATCGATCTGATGATAACGATCGGATGACAAGCGAAGGGGGCGTTGCGGGGTATCCCCGCAGAGAGGGTAGAGCGCAACCGTGTGCGCTCGAAGGGAGAGACTTCTCCCTCCCGAAGGTCGCTTTAAAAGCGGATATTTTTCGGCCGGTAGCCGAAGGAAAAATACATTGCGTTTTCTAAAAAAATCACGGGCGGCGGTTTGCGCACTTGCTCCGTTCCGTCAATAGGGAACCTCGAAAAACTGCAGTTTTTCGAGGTAACTTTGAAAATGCGATGTTGTAACTCGCGATAATACAGCGAGTTACAACTCGTCAGCATCTCGAAAAAGTCGCTAAAGGTGAGTTTTTCGAGATGCCCAATACAATTTACCCATCTTTCGAACTTCCGCTTTTACCGCTTCGATAAGCTCCGGCGGATTGAGCACGGTAACCGCGCTCCCGAAGCTCATAACCCAATGAAGCGCTTCCGGCAGCTGATTCGTTTTAAATGAAAGATATACGCTGCCGTCCTTGTTGTGCCGCAAGCATTGCGTCGGGTGCCAGCTGCGTTCCAAAATATACGTATTTATCTTTTCGTCGAACAAAAGCTCTATCTTTACCGGAGCGCCGGCGGTATTCCAAACGCCGAATTCGCTGTCGAAATATTTTTTCGGATTAAAATCTTTCGGGCGGTCAAAACGCTCTTCCGTCGTTTTCGGATTTTTCATCCGCGAAAATGCGAATATCCTGTACTTTTTGTGTTTCAAACAATACGCGAGCATATACCAGTTCCCTTTTTGGCAAATCACATGATAGGGCTGGGCGAGCCGCACACGGTAGGTTTTATCTCCGAGCGATTTGTATTCGAATGCAAGCGTACTCTGCATTTTCAAAGCTTCGAAAATCGCATAAAAAACGCCGTTGTCTATCTGCGGCAGCGGATCGCTTATAAAGCTTAAATCGCCCGACAAAAAAAACGAATCGACGGAAACTTCTTCGGGCATAAGATTTATAATCGTATCGAAAATATTTTTCATAGACGATTCGAGCGGCGTATTTCGGTATTGCTCCAACAGCGGAATAACCGCCGACACCGCAAACAGATCGCCTTCGGAAAGCATGACGCTTTTTATAAAAAACGTCGGATCGGTATAATAATACCCGCGCTTTGCCTCATCGTATTCAAGAGGTGCGTTGTACCGGTCGCGCAAAAAATCGATATCGCGCATAATCGTACTGCGCGACACTTCAAACTTTTTACACAGATACGATGCGTTCGGAAATTTCCCGCTGCGGATAATTTCGTCGATTTTGAGAATGCGAAAAACTTTTACTTTTTCTTCACGGTCTTTTTTCAACTTTTTTGCCATAACGTTATCAGTATAGCACCGCTTTATAAAACGCGCAGAAAATATTTCCCGCCCCTGTCCGCCCGCCGATTTTCCCCGCCCGCGATAATGTCGCGGCGCGCAGACTTTACCGCGTCGTTTCGGCTCTTTGTTTTTAATCGGGACGAAACCTTTTTGCCGTCCGCCCTTCCGC
This Treponema socranskii subsp. buccale DNA region includes the following protein-coding sequences:
- the cas2 gene encoding CRISPR-associated endonuclease Cas2, with amino-acid sequence MMMLVSYDVAKDEKGEKRLRHVAKILENYGQRVQYSVFECLVDPAQWVALKSKLLNEINPNYDSIRFYALGANWERKVEHVGQKKPINPQGVLIL
- the cas1c gene encoding type I-C CRISPR-associated endonuclease Cas1c produces the protein MQRFLNTLYITTQKTYLHKKGEAVEVVADRKVLALIPFITLDSIICFGNIFVSPFLLGAAPKYNITISFLTETGKFLARVQGPVAGNVLLRKEQYRISDDKEKSAALAKYFIIGKLANQKTVLQRSLRDHGEKIDVKRMQDAVALLGSNIDKAEKECDLDVLRGIEGDASKAYFSVFDELIISQKDGFKFEGRNRRPPLDAVNAMLSYVYTLLYHDMISALECVGLDPAVGFMHRDRPGRLSLALDLAEEFRSFFADRLVLSLINRNEVTPEQFEKTASGAVSMDEAARKTVITAYQKKKETVIQHPYVEKRMHLAILFHTQARLLARHIRGDIDGYPVYLWK
- the cas4 gene encoding CRISPR-associated protein Cas4 — its product is MYLESDYLLLSGLQHLRFCPRQCALIHIEQQWSENFFTAAGRVQHEKVHGNTAESRKTVKTERNLKIASALLGVTGCTDAVEFYSDGKIIPVEYKHGKPKENTSDEVQLCAQVICLEEMLDRTIDEGALFYFKIRRRILIPITDELRKETIELAERFHRFVADGKTPAAVYSKKCESCSFIDECFPESAGKNKSAVDYIRGRLRQAVSALDE
- the cas7c gene encoding type I-C CRISPR-associated protein Cas7/Csd2, which gives rise to MSKLEKRYDFVLYFDVKDGNPNGDPDAGNLPRIDAETGNGIVTDVCLKRKVRNYVQTVKGCEAGYDIFVKEKAVLNDAINKMHEELGIDVTKNKDKKANGGDIEKGRVGMCKKFFDIRTFGAVLTTGANAGQVRGPVQFTFARSVEPIVSFEYTITRMAVTTADEAEKQGGDNRTMGRKYTVPYGLYRAYGFISPQFASATGFSQEDLELLWQALEKMFEYDRSAARGLMTTRRLIIFEHASALGSKPADELFNRIKAEHTGNTPARDFSDYTITLDGKPLSEVVTKIAL
- the cas8c gene encoding type I-C CRISPR-associated protein Cas8c/Csd1, whose product is MILQALYEYAKRKGDALPEDGFEQVEIKYLIKIREDGSFVDLVSTIEDKKGKAYLLPQKVGRSGSKSWQSPFLLWDNIGFVLREPKEIKDDEKKQKEANAYAENQNNAFIKKIESLPEDVKEDRGVAAVLKFYTSNKVNGFDKVRSSEYWEECKKSNGNLSFILNAETDLVAQTPAVTAYQKSLTIQNDDVEDPGAEKVVGTCLITGEKSLIARLHTATPISGAKSIAKFVGFQKNSGYDSFGKEQSYNAPVSVSAMNAYTKALKYLIKTKHNHFRLGEDTIVFWAEKENKEYDFEGVFSVFFSKDFDSDDPDKSVKEVKNLFAAIYTGKLERIDSNFYVLCLSPNAARISVRFWETGKVKDFAERIQQHFVDFDIVHASGTSEYLNLYQILSATALEHKMDNVAPNLIGSVLQSILKGTPYPVSLLQQCIRRIRAEHKDPKRSKVTRERAAILKAYINRYNRFHGINEEVTVALDRNCKNKGYLVGRLFAVLEKVQQDTHQGLNATITDRYYGAASTNPVTVFPQLLKLNQHHLSNYGKEKQGLKTVREKELGEIINALDAFPAHLTLEEQARFAIGYYHEKQSFFEKNNKSEGETHE
- the cas5c gene encoding type I-C CRISPR-associated protein Cas5c, with protein sequence MQEYFDKTFCLEVWGDYACFTRPEMKVERVSYDVITPSAARAVFEAIFWKPAFYWKIKKIEVLNKIKWINLRRNEVGAVASDKSDGIYIDELDSQGKLKYRQQRAGLFLKDVKYRIYADLVFIPPKKRKEIDNPLPEYLVDADEKEQLLSHGLAEEHTHENPAKYNAMFERRVKKGQCFFQPYLGCREFSCFFKLIDFEHDTATPIDETRDLGFMLYDMDYSDCENIKPAFFRAKLEHGTVVVPEWNSEEVRK
- the cas3 gene encoding CRISPR-associated helicase Cas3', giving the protein MGCTEIIAHITENGKVQTLSEHAKAVAELASGFAAEFNNADWAAAAAMWHDLGKAHPLWQKYIRGEGQRTVNHSEAGAQYAYCNMQTRKPLEKTISYLIAGHHAGLPDWYAGSGKNLKSIFDRNDYEEIIKIPEIKDICDFKLPSSMPFGLNKPSPDLFEHLHLWVRMLYSCLVDADFLDTERFMNPEQFKLRGKFVDLTELKKRFDVYMNEKTAHTQASRLNEIRVGVLASCRKKARCKPGFFSLNVPTGGGKTLSSMAFALEHALAHNRRRIIVAIPYTSIIEQTAKVYKYGTDVDMLIEEYKKQDKYLFGEENVLEHHSNFDFDKKNEADILQRQKLATENWDAPVIVTTNVQLFESLFNAHSAHCRKLHNIVNSIIILDEVQMLPPDYLKSILSVLRGLVEYFGVTVVLCTATQPAFEGTIGSDTVRFDGIPRDLITPIIDNSEELAKELKRVKINTDYVREKIPDWQGVADKLCSFEQVLCIVSTRKDCRALHTLMPEGTIHLSALMCAEERSEIISDIKNKLRNGETVRVVSTQLVECGVDMDFPVVFKALSGMDSIAQAAGRCNREGSIKDLGAVSVFSPPSRIPPGLLRKGADATKSILEKYDYKVELTPELYKEYFKLYFGSVNDFDKPDFESAMKKESKHENFQFRTLSDAYHLIDSSYQGSVIIRYTSPKTGKSNAALIDKLIADGPDRKLLRALGRYSVNLPLKEITQLLGKGRLIQPFDDIAVYVQNQTDRNLYQPGLGLVADSLESFGTYIF
- a CDS encoding helix-turn-helix transcriptional regulator is translated as MAKKLKKDREEKVKVFRILKIDEIIRSGKFPNASYLCKKFEVSRSTIMRDIDFLRDRYNAPLEYDEAKRGYYYTDPTFFIKSVMLSEGDLFAVSAVIPLLEQYRNTPLESSMKNIFDTIINLMPEEVSVDSFFLSGDLSFISDPLPQIDNGVFYAIFEALKMQSTLAFEYKSLGDKTYRVRLAQPYHVICQKGNWYMLAYCLKHKKYRIFAFSRMKNPKTTEERFDRPKDFNPKKYFDSEFGVWNTAGAPVKIELLFDEKINTYILERSWHPTQCLRHNKDGSVYLSFKTNQLPEALHWVMSFGSAVTVLNPPELIEAVKAEVRKMGKLYWASRKTHL